One stretch of Flavobacterium sp. 9 DNA includes these proteins:
- a CDS encoding DUF3108 domain-containing protein, with protein MKKLILIILILTTLSFDTYKEDAFGTGEYFKFRIHYGIINAGYATLEIKDATINNKKVHHAVGKGYTTGMSKLFFKVEDLYESYFDKENGAPYRYVRKIDEGGYTKNQEGFFNQAENRVLVKDYKRNTEKTIVITDNVQDIVSSFYYLRNHPNIDKLKSGEAITIDMFFDDEITKFKLKYVGRQDITTKFGTVSTMVFKPLVQTGRVFKEKESLTLWITDDDNKVPIRIKADLAVGSLKADLDEYKGLKNPFKVKK; from the coding sequence ATGAAAAAGCTCATCCTCATCATATTAATTCTAACGACACTTTCCTTCGACACCTACAAAGAAGATGCTTTTGGCACGGGAGAATATTTTAAATTCAGAATTCATTACGGAATCATAAATGCCGGATATGCAACTCTCGAAATAAAAGACGCTACCATAAACAATAAAAAAGTCCATCATGCTGTAGGTAAAGGATATACAACCGGAATGTCAAAATTATTTTTTAAAGTAGAAGATCTTTACGAAAGTTATTTTGACAAAGAAAACGGAGCTCCTTATCGCTACGTAAGAAAAATCGACGAAGGCGGTTATACTAAAAACCAAGAAGGTTTTTTTAATCAGGCCGAAAACAGAGTTTTGGTAAAAGACTACAAACGAAATACCGAAAAAACCATTGTCATTACTGATAATGTGCAAGATATCGTTTCTTCATTTTACTATTTGAGAAACCATCCAAATATTGACAAATTAAAATCTGGCGAAGCGATTACAATCGACATGTTTTTTGACGACGAAATCACAAAATTTAAGTTAAAATATGTAGGCCGTCAAGATATTACGACTAAATTTGGCACCGTTTCTACAATGGTCTTCAAACCACTTGTACAAACCGGAAGAGTCTTTAAAGAAAAAGAAAGTTTAACGCTCTGGATAACAGACGACGACAACAAAGTTCCAATTAGAATCAAAGCAGATCTTGCCGTAGGATCACTAAAAGCAGATCTTGACGAATATAAAGGATTAAAAAATCCATTTAAAGTAAAAAAATAA
- a CDS encoding tryptophan 2,3-dioxygenase family protein: MNITDNSESILKEIDLKFQAINQKTDVQLEGLLWSKPITYWDYIQTDALLSLQTQRTTLPDEMVFIMYHQVNELIFKMILWEIDQIADAQNIQVDFFSERLSRITRYFDMLTNSFSIMENGMEVDQYMKFRNTLTPASGFQSAQYRLIEFASTDVINLTDRRYKANFDENTDLETTFEHLYWQAAGKDYQTGEKSYLLQEFENKYKVQFLRQMSTFKTKNIWQKFTQLPEEDQQNTSLIEAMRHYDKTVNITWVMQHLNTARKYILESGKGNGEATGGSDWQKYMHPKYQRRIFFPKLWTEEELSNWGNETTT; the protein is encoded by the coding sequence ATGAATATCACTGATAATTCAGAATCAATTTTAAAAGAAATTGACCTTAAATTCCAAGCTATAAATCAAAAAACTGATGTTCAATTAGAAGGATTACTTTGGTCTAAACCAATTACTTATTGGGATTACATTCAAACCGACGCTCTTTTAAGTTTACAAACACAACGCACAACTCTTCCTGACGAAATGGTGTTTATCATGTATCATCAGGTAAATGAATTAATTTTTAAAATGATTTTGTGGGAAATCGATCAGATTGCCGATGCACAAAATATTCAGGTTGATTTTTTCAGCGAAAGATTATCAAGAATCACTCGTTATTTTGATATGCTTACCAATTCTTTCAGCATCATGGAAAACGGAATGGAAGTAGATCAATATATGAAATTCAGAAACACGCTTACTCCGGCAAGTGGTTTTCAGAGCGCACAATATAGATTGATCGAATTTGCTTCGACAGATGTTATCAATTTAACAGATCGCAGATACAAAGCAAACTTTGACGAAAATACTGATCTGGAAACTACCTTCGAACATTTGTATTGGCAAGCTGCCGGAAAAGATTATCAAACGGGAGAAAAATCATATTTACTTCAGGAATTTGAGAACAAATACAAAGTTCAGTTTTTGAGACAAATGTCTACTTTTAAAACTAAAAATATCTGGCAAAAATTCACTCAATTGCCAGAAGAAGATCAACAAAATACTTCATTAATTGAGGCAATGCGTCATTATGACAAAACTGTAAACATTACTTGGGTAATGCAACACCTTAATACTGCAAGAAAATACATATTAGAAAGCGGAAAAGGAAACGGCGAAGCCACTGGTGGCAGCGATTGGCAAAAATATATGCATCCAAAATACCAAAGACGCATCTTTTTTCCTAAATTGTGGACCGAAGAAGAATTGTCCAATTGGGGAAATGAAACAACCACTTAA
- a CDS encoding peptidoglycan DD-metalloendopeptidase family protein, translated as MKKAFVLIILLFSVFSCNKTEEKVETKISKPKTKKVEFGFNYADFNIVNDTIKKGDSFGSIIQSQNIGDKKVYDIVEQVKDSFDVRTIRYNKPYTILRSKNKTNKLQVFIYQPDALTYYVVDLRDSIAKAYKKVKPVTLKRKIIGGVLKSSLSETLGNENVETALASRITKVFSWSIDFFKLKKGDRYGLIFTERFINGKTYDGVEDLEAAFFEYKGKIVYAFPFERDTTSGKVEYYDDQGRTLKNFFLKTPIKFSRITSRFTANRFHPVQHTWKAHKGTDYAAPTGTPISTTASGVVEATGYTAGNGNFVKVKHNGTYSTQYLHMSRILVRRGQRVTQGQTIGLVGSTGLATGPHVCYRFWKNGVQVDALRLNLPTGESLTGSDKTRFLKQMEPLKRELDSIGNL; from the coding sequence TTGAAAAAAGCATTCGTACTTATAATACTATTATTCTCTGTATTTTCTTGTAATAAAACCGAGGAGAAAGTAGAAACTAAGATTAGTAAACCAAAGACTAAAAAGGTAGAATTTGGATTTAATTACGCTGACTTTAATATTGTAAATGACACTATAAAAAAAGGAGATTCTTTTGGTTCTATCATCCAAAGTCAAAATATTGGAGACAAAAAAGTCTATGATATTGTAGAACAAGTAAAAGATTCATTTGATGTAAGAACAATTCGATACAACAAACCTTATACAATTCTTCGCTCTAAAAATAAAACAAACAAATTACAGGTTTTCATTTACCAACCTGATGCTTTAACTTATTATGTAGTCGATTTAAGAGACAGCATTGCTAAAGCATATAAAAAAGTAAAACCGGTAACACTAAAACGTAAAATTATTGGCGGCGTTTTAAAAAGTTCATTATCCGAAACTTTAGGAAACGAAAATGTGGAAACTGCACTTGCCAGCCGAATTACCAAAGTCTTTTCATGGTCTATCGATTTCTTCAAACTTAAAAAAGGAGATCGTTATGGATTAATTTTCACTGAACGTTTTATAAACGGAAAAACTTATGACGGCGTTGAAGATCTTGAAGCTGCATTTTTTGAATATAAAGGTAAAATCGTTTATGCTTTTCCATTTGAAAGAGATACTACTTCAGGAAAAGTAGAATATTATGATGACCAAGGAAGAACGCTGAAAAATTTCTTTCTAAAAACACCAATTAAGTTCAGCCGAATTACATCTCGCTTTACAGCAAACAGATTTCACCCAGTTCAACATACCTGGAAAGCACACAAAGGAACTGATTATGCTGCGCCAACGGGAACTCCAATTTCAACAACTGCTTCCGGAGTTGTAGAAGCAACGGGATATACCGCAGGAAACGGAAACTTTGTAAAAGTAAAACACAACGGAACGTATTCTACACAATATTTACACATGTCCAGAATTTTGGTTCGCCGCGGTCAACGTGTAACTCAAGGTCAAACTATTGGATTAGTTGGAAGCACAGGACTTGCGACAGGCCCTCACGTTTGTTACCGTTTCTGGAAAAACGGCGTTCAGGTTGATGCGCTTAGACTTAACTTACCAACAGGAGAATCTTTGACCGGATCTGACAAAACTCGTTTCTTAAAACAAATGGAACCTTTGAAAAGAGAATTGGATAGTATTGGGAATTTATAA
- a CDS encoding helix-turn-helix domain-containing protein, with amino-acid sequence MDVRKENSTNNINEIYWKENCGIAFTLSVIGGRWKINILTFLLNEQKLRYSELKNRLVGISERMLIAKLKELEKDNLVNRIVHHQVPPKVEYELTELGRSLKEILVLMDSWGESNVEK; translated from the coding sequence ATGGATGTTAGAAAGGAAAATTCAACAAATAATATAAATGAGATTTATTGGAAAGAAAACTGTGGAATCGCATTTACTTTATCTGTAATTGGCGGAAGATGGAAAATCAATATTCTAACATTTCTATTAAATGAGCAGAAACTTAGATATAGCGAATTGAAAAACAGACTTGTTGGAATTTCTGAACGAATGCTTATTGCGAAACTGAAAGAATTAGAAAAAGATAATTTGGTGAATCGAATCGTGCATCATCAGGTTCCTCCAAAAGTTGAATACGAGTTAACCGAACTTGGTCGTTCTCTTAAAGAAATTCTGGTTTTAATGGATTCGTGGGGAGAATCTAATGTTGAAAAATAA
- a CDS encoding DoxX family protein, with the protein METIKIAIHWLSYAYYLYVFGYASLFKVFQKKSMMQSMLSLGFNKTWTIAIGILELFGVILIVIGIFQPQYKNAGILFLFPFAIGAFTTHMAHQEYNHYYNSLIVCVLTILLLATDKTFRIIL; encoded by the coding sequence ATGGAAACAATTAAAATCGCAATTCACTGGTTAAGCTATGCATATTATCTGTACGTATTTGGATACGCTTCTCTCTTCAAAGTATTTCAAAAAAAATCTATGATGCAAAGCATGCTTTCTTTGGGATTTAACAAAACATGGACAATTGCAATTGGAATCTTAGAATTATTTGGTGTTATACTAATCGTAATTGGAATCTTTCAACCACAGTATAAAAATGCCGGTATCTTATTCTTATTCCCATTTGCAATTGGAGCATTCACAACACATATGGCGCATCAGGAATACAATCATTATTACAATTCTTTAATAGTTTGTGTTTTGACAATTCTGTTATTAGCAACAGACAAAACCTTTAGAATCATATTATAA
- a CDS encoding AraC family transcriptional regulator — protein sequence MTDKNLYLPFEVDFKELEQFPKTTRKNNFFELIYVVDGTGIQIINNNKFQYRKGNLFLVTPQDVHSFEILTPTKFFFLRFNEYYIKTNSQNGQAETVLRMEYILQNASHRPGCILKNKIDKPLIASLIESIINEETNQQIYHQKITEQIVNAIITVVARNIALKLPKNIKETTGEMVLEILHYIQEHIFNPKELKADRISEHFNISLHYLGKYFKKQTGETLQEYIANYKLRLIEARLLNSDMRINEIADELNFSDESHLNKVFKKHKGMNPSEFRKKFCK from the coding sequence ATGACAGACAAAAACCTATATCTTCCTTTTGAAGTGGATTTTAAAGAATTGGAGCAGTTTCCGAAAACAACTCGGAAAAACAATTTCTTTGAATTAATATATGTTGTCGATGGAACTGGAATCCAAATCATCAACAATAATAAATTTCAATATCGAAAAGGGAATCTGTTTCTGGTAACGCCACAAGACGTGCATTCGTTTGAGATTTTAACGCCAACTAAATTCTTTTTTCTTCGGTTTAATGAGTATTATATCAAAACAAATTCTCAAAACGGTCAGGCAGAAACCGTTTTGAGAATGGAGTATATTTTGCAAAATGCCAGTCATCGTCCGGGATGTATATTAAAGAATAAAATAGACAAACCCTTAATTGCTTCACTGATTGAAAGTATTATAAATGAAGAAACCAATCAGCAAATTTATCACCAGAAAATAACGGAGCAAATTGTAAATGCTATTATTACCGTTGTAGCAAGAAATATAGCTTTAAAATTGCCAAAGAATATTAAGGAAACCACTGGCGAAATGGTGCTCGAAATACTGCATTATATTCAAGAGCATATTTTTAATCCAAAGGAATTGAAGGCAGATAGAATAAGTGAACATTTTAATATTTCGCTTCATTATCTTGGGAAATATTTTAAGAAACAAACTGGCGAAACGCTTCAGGAATATATCGCCAATTACAAATTAAGGTTAATTGAAGCCAGACTTTTGAATAGCGATATGCGTATAAATGAAATTGCTGATGAACTTAATTTTTCTGATGAAAGTCATCTGAATAAAGTTTTCAAAAAGCATAAAGGAATGAATCCTTCTGAATTTAGAAAAAAGTTCTGCAAATAA
- a CDS encoding short chain dehydrogenase — MRILLIGATGTIGKIIHPELAKKHEIISAGRNSGDFRIDLSDTNSIEKLFREVKNIDACICVAGDCYTGDLLSLDEEKLNIGIKNKLLGQVNLVLTGQKYLNNNGSFTLTSGKMADKPVKNNISKAIVNGGINSFVLSASLELERGIRINAISPGKVSDIPIEDLINAYSKSVEESINGEIIKVNY; from the coding sequence ATGAGAATACTTTTAATTGGAGCCACCGGAACAATTGGTAAAATAATACATCCTGAACTGGCTAAAAAACATGAAATTATTTCTGCCGGAAGAAACAGCGGTGATTTTAGAATTGATTTATCAGACACAAATTCAATCGAAAAATTATTCAGAGAAGTTAAAAATATTGACGCGTGTATTTGCGTTGCGGGCGATTGTTATACAGGAGATTTGCTTTCGCTTGACGAAGAAAAATTAAATATTGGCATTAAAAACAAACTATTAGGTCAGGTAAATTTAGTTTTAACTGGACAAAAATATTTAAACAATAATGGATCATTTACACTTACATCGGGTAAAATGGCTGATAAACCTGTAAAGAACAATATTAGCAAAGCAATTGTAAATGGCGGAATTAACAGTTTTGTGCTTTCGGCTTCACTTGAATTAGAAAGAGGAATTAGAATAAATGCGATAAGTCCGGGAAAAGTTTCAGACATTCCGATTGAAGATTTAATTAACGCTTATTCTAAAAGTGTTGAAGAATCAATAAATGGAGAAATTATTAAAGTAAACTATTAA
- a CDS encoding lipocalin-like domain-containing protein gives MKNATTILILLLIFNSVISQTKPLTKTELLGSWTLVSVENINSDGTKNLPYDANPKGILFFDEKGNYAIEIYKNERPKIISGDKNKCTPEENAAIVQGSNSHFGEFEIDEANKVITFKIKTASFPNWEGTIQKRSYTFMNNQLKYVVTNTTQGGKSVTAEVVWKKL, from the coding sequence ATGAAAAACGCAACAACTATTCTGATTTTGCTTTTGATATTTAACTCGGTAATTTCACAAACAAAACCATTAACAAAAACGGAATTATTAGGTTCATGGACTTTGGTTTCTGTTGAAAACATAAATTCAGATGGAACAAAAAATCTTCCATATGATGCAAATCCAAAAGGCATTTTGTTTTTTGACGAAAAAGGAAATTACGCCATTGAAATATATAAAAATGAAAGACCTAAGATAATTTCAGGAGATAAAAACAAATGTACTCCCGAAGAAAATGCCGCAATTGTTCAGGGAAGCAATTCGCATTTTGGAGAATTTGAAATTGACGAAGCAAATAAGGTTATTACTTTTAAAATAAAAACAGCTTCGTTTCCAAACTGGGAAGGAACAATTCAAAAGAGATCTTACACCTTCATGAATAACCAACTCAAATATGTAGTAACCAACACAACGCAGGGAGGAAA